The following are encoded in a window of Methylicorpusculum oleiharenae genomic DNA:
- a CDS encoding acyl-CoA desaturase, with protein sequence MQMPNPLIKFLSWFDNSHVKETDNVGETIDWLRVIPFVLMHLACLFVLVVGWSPVALWVAFFSYGIRMFAITAFYHRYFSHKAFKTSRVCQFLFALLGATATQRGPIWWASHHRRHHRYSDKDQDIHSPRHGFLWSHMGWFLCLKHFNTRESWVRDLLKYPELRWLDRFDIIMPILYAFGLLGLGNWLGSAYPELNTSGWQMVIWGYFVSSIVLIHCTLFVNSLAHVWGNQRYKTEDDSRNNFFIALLTLGEGWHNNHHHYPVSARQGFFWWEIDISYYILKLMAMTGLIWDLQPVPNQRLTSDLIARESTL encoded by the coding sequence ATGCAAATGCCAAACCCGTTAATCAAATTTCTCAGCTGGTTTGATAACAGTCATGTCAAAGAAACAGATAATGTTGGAGAAACTATAGACTGGCTGCGTGTCATACCCTTTGTATTAATGCACCTTGCCTGTCTATTCGTGCTAGTGGTTGGCTGGAGTCCGGTTGCCTTGTGGGTAGCCTTTTTTTCCTATGGCATACGGATGTTTGCGATCACCGCATTCTATCACCGCTATTTTTCTCACAAAGCCTTTAAAACCAGCCGCGTTTGTCAATTTCTGTTCGCCTTACTGGGCGCTACCGCCACGCAGCGTGGGCCTATCTGGTGGGCATCGCATCATCGCCGGCATCATCGCTATTCGGATAAAGACCAGGACATTCATAGTCCCAGACACGGCTTTTTATGGAGTCACATGGGCTGGTTTCTTTGTTTGAAACACTTCAATACTCGCGAGTCGTGGGTACGGGATTTACTCAAATATCCGGAATTACGCTGGTTGGATCGGTTTGACATCATCATGCCTATCTTGTACGCCTTTGGACTACTGGGTTTGGGCAACTGGCTGGGCAGTGCTTACCCCGAGTTGAATACCAGCGGTTGGCAAATGGTGATTTGGGGCTACTTTGTATCGTCCATCGTGCTGATCCATTGCACCTTGTTTGTCAATTCATTAGCGCATGTTTGGGGTAATCAGCGCTACAAGACTGAAGACGACAGCCGCAATAACTTTTTTATTGCACTGCTTACTTTGGGTGAAGGGTGGCATAACAATCATCATCATTATCCAGTTTCAGCTCGCCAGGGATTCTTCTGGTGGGAAATCGACATCAGTTATTACATTTTAAAATTGATGGCTATGACCGGCCTTATCTGGGATCTCCAGCCGGTGCCCAATCAGCGTTTGACCAGCGATTTAATAGCCAGGGAGTCGACACTATGA
- a CDS encoding nuclear transport factor 2 family protein, producing the protein MTNVPIWILIAALFQGCSAVDPNPVEEYLSLINPEPDAAQNGRIQPFVKLYSGLNEGPLAQKVGDTYAEELYFNDTLVTLHDRKSLLRYMEQTQSNLDSISLEVLGVQSQGDDVFVRWIMATGFTVMGQDRQVTSIGMSHLRFNSDNKIVLHQDYWDSMQGLYLHIPVIGGFLQWLKNGLHD; encoded by the coding sequence ATGACTAACGTTCCTATTTGGATATTGATTGCCGCACTTTTCCAGGGCTGCAGCGCCGTAGACCCCAACCCGGTTGAAGAATATTTATCCTTGATAAATCCGGAACCGGATGCCGCACAAAACGGGCGAATACAGCCGTTTGTTAAGCTTTACAGTGGCCTCAATGAAGGCCCTCTGGCGCAAAAAGTAGGCGACACGTATGCTGAAGAACTCTACTTTAACGACACGCTGGTCACTTTACACGACCGTAAATCTTTACTGCGTTACATGGAACAGACTCAAAGCAACCTGGATAGCATATCACTGGAAGTGTTGGGTGTTCAGAGTCAGGGTGACGACGTGTTTGTAAGATGGATTATGGCTACCGGGTTTACGGTGATGGGTCAGGACCGGCAAGTCACGTCCATAGGCATGAGTCATTTGCGTTTTAACAGCGACAACAAGATTGTTTTACATCAAGACTACTGGGACAGTATGCAGGGCTTGTATCTGCACATTCCCGTTATTGGAGGCTTTTTACAATGGTTAAAAAACGGCTTACACGACTGA
- a CDS encoding NAD(P)/FAD-dependent oxidoreductase, whose protein sequence is MKIAIVGSGISGIYAAHYLSQKHQVTLYEANAYAGGHTDTHHIALEGRTYPVDTGFIVFNEHHYHYFCRFLRELGLESQSSDMSFSVTDAKSGLEYNATTVDKLFCQRRNIVRPRFYRMIADIFRFYREAPQLLESTDDTLALGDYLDANGYSQTFIDDHILPMACALWSGPPSVVRQFPARYLVAFMANHQMLKISDRPEWRTVVGGSSSYVEAFKKRFQGELRLGCPVQSVLRDNQGVSISSLQDTQTYDRVVLACHSDQALKILTDASDKEREILGDMTYQLNETVLHTDPALMPRHPKAWASWNALKLDEEQARCTVTYYMNLLQNINAPEPLLVTLNCTDRIDPAKILVKRTYHHPVYNAASLAAQKRRGQINGFNNTYFAGAYWGWGFHEDGARSAQDVISLINT, encoded by the coding sequence ATGAAAATCGCCATTGTCGGCAGCGGTATCTCCGGCATTTATGCGGCGCACTACTTGAGTCAAAAACATCAGGTGACGCTTTACGAAGCCAATGCCTATGCGGGCGGCCATACCGACACACACCATATTGCGCTTGAAGGAAGAACTTACCCTGTGGACACCGGTTTTATTGTGTTCAACGAGCATCATTACCATTATTTCTGCCGCTTTCTCAGAGAGTTGGGTCTGGAATCTCAGTCTTCGGATATGAGTTTCAGCGTCACCGACGCCAAATCGGGGCTGGAATACAACGCAACGACTGTGGATAAATTGTTTTGCCAGCGGCGCAATATAGTCCGGCCCCGTTTTTACCGGATGATTGCGGATATTTTCAGGTTTTACCGGGAAGCCCCGCAACTGCTTGAATCAACTGATGATACGCTGGCCTTGGGTGATTATCTGGATGCAAACGGCTACAGCCAGACTTTTATCGACGATCATATCTTGCCGATGGCCTGCGCTTTATGGTCTGGTCCGCCCAGCGTAGTCAGACAGTTTCCTGCGCGTTATCTGGTGGCGTTTATGGCCAATCATCAAATGCTCAAGATCAGTGACCGGCCTGAATGGCGAACGGTTGTGGGCGGATCATCCAGCTATGTTGAAGCGTTTAAAAAACGATTCCAGGGCGAATTAAGGCTGGGCTGCCCTGTTCAATCCGTTCTACGTGATAATCAGGGGGTCTCGATAAGCAGTCTTCAAGATACGCAAACCTATGATCGGGTTGTATTGGCCTGCCACAGTGATCAGGCCTTAAAGATACTGACGGATGCCAGTGACAAGGAGCGGGAAATTTTAGGTGACATGACCTATCAGTTGAATGAAACGGTATTGCATACCGATCCGGCGTTGATGCCCAGGCACCCCAAAGCCTGGGCCAGCTGGAACGCACTGAAACTGGACGAAGAACAAGCGCGGTGCACAGTCACTTATTACATGAATTTATTGCAAAATATCAATGCTCCCGAGCCCTTGCTGGTGACGCTCAACTGCACGGATCGTATCGACCCTGCCAAGATTTTGGTTAAACGGACATACCACCATCCGGTTTACAACGCGGCAAGTCTTGCCGCACAAAAACGGCGAGGGCAAATCAACGGCTTTAATAATACTTATTTTGCAGGTGCCTATTGGGGTTGGGGATTTCATGAAGACGGTGCGCGCAGTGCGCAAGATGTCATTTCACTGATCAACACATGA
- a CDS encoding ABC transporter permease codes for MLFRDTTTHALTAIKAQPVRTALIILAMSIGIASVSVLTGLGESARRYIVNEFEGLGTHLLIILPGRTETIGGHPPLMGETPRDLTLEDAYALSKSRYLAAIAPISIGNAPVSVMDKNLEREANIMGSTHALQQVRHLTMGQGRFLPESTQGRSQQVCVIGHKLQQELFPTQPALGQWIRINDRRFRVIGILAQEGQSIGVGFDEIVIVPVEAAQVLFDTNGLFRILAEAKSKAAIAPAMEQIKTIIKARHEGEEDITVITQDSVVATFDKILTALTYTVSGIAAISLSVAGILVMNVMLVSVSQRTAEIGLLKALGATKQQVIALFLAEAVLLSIAGACVGLILGEVSFLGLARIYPQFPFYLPGWATLAALTVSLVTGLVFGILPARKAANLDPISALAKR; via the coding sequence ATGCTATTTCGAGACACCACGACACACGCATTAACGGCAATCAAAGCGCAACCGGTCCGTACTGCATTGATCATTCTGGCGATGAGTATCGGCATTGCCTCCGTTTCCGTTCTAACGGGCCTCGGAGAAAGTGCCCGCCGGTATATCGTTAACGAGTTCGAAGGATTAGGCACACATTTGCTGATCATTCTGCCCGGCAGGACCGAAACAATAGGAGGACATCCCCCATTAATGGGAGAAACGCCGCGCGATCTGACGCTTGAAGATGCCTATGCGTTATCAAAAAGCCGTTATCTGGCGGCTATCGCACCGATATCAATCGGCAACGCGCCGGTATCGGTGATGGATAAAAATCTTGAACGGGAAGCCAATATCATGGGCTCGACGCATGCGCTTCAGCAGGTCCGGCACTTGACTATGGGACAAGGCCGATTCCTGCCGGAAAGCACTCAAGGCCGAAGTCAACAGGTCTGCGTGATTGGGCATAAACTGCAACAGGAATTGTTCCCGACGCAGCCGGCATTAGGCCAGTGGATTCGCATCAACGACCGGCGTTTTCGCGTAATAGGCATACTGGCTCAGGAAGGGCAGTCTATCGGCGTAGGCTTTGACGAAATTGTCATTGTGCCGGTCGAAGCCGCTCAAGTCTTATTTGATACCAACGGTTTGTTCCGGATCTTAGCCGAAGCAAAATCCAAGGCGGCTATTGCCCCCGCCATGGAACAGATTAAAACCATCATCAAGGCACGCCATGAGGGCGAGGAAGATATCACGGTCATTACTCAGGACAGCGTCGTTGCCACCTTCGATAAAATTCTGACCGCACTAACCTATACGGTATCCGGCATCGCCGCAATCAGTCTTTCCGTCGCTGGCATCCTGGTCATGAACGTGATGCTGGTCAGCGTCTCACAAAGAACTGCTGAAATCGGTTTGCTTAAAGCGCTGGGCGCAACAAAGCAACAGGTTATTGCCTTGTTTCTTGCGGAAGCAGTCTTGCTCTCAATTGCAGGTGCTTGTGTTGGCCTGATTTTGGGTGAAGTTTCATTTCTGGGTCTTGCGCGTATCTATCCACAATTTCCGTTTTATCTGCCGGGCTGGGCTACGCTGGCGGCCTTAACCGTTTCATTAGTCACCGGATTAGTGTTCGGCATCTTGCCGGCCAGAAAAGCGGCAAACCTTGATCCCATTTCGGCACTGGCCAAAAGGTGA
- a CDS encoding DUF1365 domain-containing protein, translating to MNSRLLIGWVRHRRYAPKPHAFRYPVFMTWLDLDEVEQVMNNSRWWSNERFNLVSYYRSDYLGDPQMTIADAVKSRIQQQTGTWFEGRIILLTHLRYLGHSFNPVSFYFCYPDDCKQPRFILAEITNTPWDERFSYLLDTRDSPEHANKWSFRFDKLFHVSPFMPMDQHYHWRFSLQDKKLAIHMEVEQDSVPCFDATLLLNTIPLTVQTMLNIPLHYPFMTLKVVAAIYWQALRLWLKGIPFYPHPEKIIE from the coding sequence ATGAACAGTCGCTTATTGATAGGGTGGGTCAGGCATCGCCGGTATGCACCAAAGCCGCATGCCTTCCGTTATCCGGTATTCATGACCTGGCTGGATCTTGATGAAGTCGAGCAAGTGATGAACAACAGCCGGTGGTGGAGCAATGAACGCTTCAACCTGGTCAGTTATTACCGGTCGGATTACCTGGGCGATCCACAAATGACGATTGCCGATGCGGTAAAATCCAGAATCCAACAACAAACCGGAACCTGGTTTGAAGGGCGCATTATTTTGCTGACGCACTTGCGCTATCTGGGCCACAGTTTTAATCCGGTCAGTTTTTACTTTTGTTATCCGGATGACTGCAAGCAACCCCGGTTTATCCTGGCCGAAATTACCAACACACCCTGGGATGAGCGGTTCAGTTATTTACTGGATACCCGGGACAGTCCGGAACATGCTAACAAGTGGTCGTTTCGGTTCGACAAGTTGTTTCATGTTTCGCCGTTTATGCCGATGGACCAGCACTATCATTGGCGATTCAGCCTGCAGGACAAGAAGCTGGCGATTCATATGGAAGTGGAGCAGGATTCTGTGCCTTGTTTTGACGCGACGCTGTTACTCAACACCATACCATTGACCGTGCAGACCATGCTCAACATCCCTTTGCATTACCCTTTCATGACGCTGAAAGTCGTAGCGGCTATTTACTGGCAGGCACTTAGGCTTTGGCTAAAGGGCATCCCTTTTTATCCCCATCCGGAAAAAATAATCGAGTAA
- a CDS encoding chalcone isomerase family protein, which produces MVKKRLTRLISCPGLLLLLLSNTVYATEQLPSQLTSEKVALSRCSEAELKAFRWIHVGYAAVYLQSCDGLNDIFSETPKRLRFVYEKSIPANAFKEASEEYLKLNLGQQFEDWRASFAEFNQGYRDIKDGDYYDLIYTPKQGLSLFLNDTLMTKLDDPEKGLAYFNIWFGKEPFSTDLKRSLLSPQKP; this is translated from the coding sequence ATGGTTAAAAAACGGCTTACACGACTGATAAGTTGCCCGGGCTTGCTGCTGCTGTTGCTAAGCAACACGGTTTACGCAACCGAGCAATTACCCTCTCAATTGACGTCCGAAAAAGTGGCCTTATCGCGCTGCAGTGAGGCAGAACTCAAAGCGTTCCGGTGGATTCATGTCGGCTATGCGGCCGTTTATTTGCAATCCTGTGATGGCTTGAACGACATATTTTCCGAAACGCCCAAGCGATTGCGTTTTGTGTATGAAAAGTCCATTCCAGCCAACGCGTTTAAAGAAGCTTCAGAGGAATATCTCAAATTGAATCTGGGTCAGCAATTTGAAGATTGGCGCGCATCATTTGCCGAGTTCAACCAGGGTTACCGTGACATCAAGGACGGCGATTATTACGATTTGATCTACACGCCCAAACAAGGCCTATCGTTATTTCTGAATGACACGTTGATGACAAAACTGGATGATCCCGAAAAAGGGCTGGCCTATTTCAACATCTGGTTTGGCAAGGAACCGTTTTCTACCGATCTCAAGCGTTCGCTGCTTTCGCCCCAAAAACCCTGA